Proteins from one Myxococcales bacterium genomic window:
- a CDS encoding phosphocholine cytidylyltransferase family protein → MQNTHTAVVLVAGIGTRLRPLTDDRPKALVDIGNETILGRALRLLGDHGVTHVVLATGYREEAVRSALTGSRLQVSFCRNERFDSTQNSLSLALCADAVAGRAFFKLDGDVVFRPEVLQRLDASDAELAVAVDRTRRTDAEAMKFCLGAGAEITQFGKALSLDAAAGESIGIERVGASASARLFAELAKPEYADLYYEDVYSRLIAAGRMRADAVDVGDLPWTEVDDPRDLERARQLFA, encoded by the coding sequence ATGCAGAACACTCACACGGCGGTGGTGTTGGTCGCAGGCATTGGTACCCGTCTGCGACCGCTCACCGACGACCGCCCCAAGGCACTGGTCGACATCGGTAACGAGACGATCTTGGGCCGCGCCCTCAGATTGCTCGGAGATCACGGGGTGACGCACGTGGTGCTGGCTACGGGCTATCGTGAGGAGGCGGTCCGGAGCGCGCTCACCGGCTCACGACTCCAGGTCAGCTTCTGTCGGAACGAACGCTTCGATAGCACGCAGAACTCGCTCTCCCTCGCGCTGTGTGCCGACGCCGTCGCCGGGCGTGCGTTCTTCAAGCTCGACGGCGATGTGGTGTTTCGCCCGGAGGTTCTCCAGCGTTTGGACGCTTCGGATGCGGAGCTTGCCGTCGCCGTCGACCGCACCCGGCGCACCGACGCCGAGGCCATGAAGTTCTGCCTGGGTGCCGGCGCTGAAATTACTCAGTTCGGTAAGGCGCTCTCGCTCGATGCGGCCGCGGGGGAGAGCATTGGTATCGAGCGCGTCGGTGCCTCTGCTTCGGCGCGCCTGTTTGCGGAGCTCGCCAAGCCCGAATACGCCGATCTCTACTATGAGGACGTCTACTCTCGGCTGATCGCGGCGGGGCGCATGCGCGCTGACGCGGTCGACGTGGGCGACTTGCCCTGGACCGAGGTCGACGATCCACGCGACCTCGAGCGCGCGCGGCAGCTGTTCGCGTGA
- the yfcF gene encoding glutathione transferase translates to MLTLYGESLWDSPWVFSAFVGLREKGLEFELRALDLSAGAQHTPPFPQASLTARVPCIDHDGFMLSESAAIIEYLEEAFPAPEFARLLPQGIQERARARQIMGWLRSDLLPLREARPTSSIFFAPLEAPLSERAQVAAEKLIAVAERLVPGDSGPIFGSVTLPDFDLTLALERLLANGDQTPERLQRYAREIWTRPSVRAFLAQERPKMH, encoded by the coding sequence ATGCTCACGCTGTACGGTGAGTCCCTCTGGGACAGTCCTTGGGTGTTCTCGGCATTCGTAGGGCTCAGAGAAAAAGGCCTCGAGTTCGAGCTGCGCGCGCTCGACCTCTCCGCGGGAGCTCAGCACACTCCGCCATTTCCACAGGCCTCGCTCACCGCGCGAGTCCCGTGCATCGATCACGACGGCTTCATGCTGTCGGAGTCGGCGGCCATCATCGAGTACCTGGAAGAGGCCTTTCCCGCTCCCGAGTTTGCGCGACTGCTTCCCCAAGGGATCCAGGAGCGCGCGCGCGCCCGTCAGATCATGGGTTGGCTGCGCAGTGATCTGCTCCCGCTACGCGAAGCACGCCCCACCAGCTCGATCTTCTTCGCCCCGCTCGAGGCTCCGCTATCCGAGCGAGCCCAGGTCGCAGCGGAAAAGCTCATTGCTGTGGCCGAACGCTTGGTTCCCGGGGACAGCGGCCCGATCTTCGGCAGCGTGACCTTGCCTGATTTCGACCTCACGCTGGCGCTCGAGCGTCTGCTCGCCAACGGCGATCAGACACCCGAGCGCTTGCAGCGCTACGCCCGGGAAATCTGGACCCGGCCGAGCGTGCGGGCGTTCCTGGCCCAGGAACGCCCGAAGATGCACTGA
- the hisC gene encoding histidinol-phosphate transaminase produces MTERRVTRAVVLAAGTGSRLGEGGDSTPKPLRPAASVPLLVRVLRSLEVAGIREAVVVVGHQADAIRRALVAEPSLGLELTFVNNERYLAKNGVSLLAAADLVDRECLLTMSDHLYSPELVRRLLAAELPAGACALGVDYDIERCFDLDDATKVGVKAGKIADISKELERYDAIDTGVFRIGPALIEELARLDDQHGDCSLSDGVRALAARGAFHAVDVGDVRWIDVDTPAALERAEAMLRVFGDHLGDEPGAGAPQVIDADGMELFSPTWVRAAKPYNEDHFAVAEKTGVARMMSNESAVAPSPRVIEAIVQAATRGHLYPSGGAELRAKLGSREKLGGDNVLLGAGSTEIIDVIIRTFVAAGEEVLLSVPTFSMYEARTRVCGGIPVLVTMTEDHQHDMLGLLRAVTERTKVIFLCTPNNPTGNRIPEVDMRRLLRLGLPTVIDEAYYELGDGPSLSHLISEYPNAIVIRTFSKAFGLAGLRVGYALGHASVIKLLARVKVPWNLPAVSIAAASAALDDVAEFESRVAELKTAREELGRSLSRIPGVVAIPSEGNFILVDISHTRVGADGMVAALLGEGVLIRSLGSHHAERSYVRVTVGTREQNARCVAAFERVVGRRVPRDAGVPAFIGGDAE; encoded by the coding sequence ATGACCGAACGACGAGTTACCCGAGCCGTGGTTCTTGCAGCGGGCACGGGCTCACGCCTGGGTGAGGGGGGTGATTCGACGCCGAAGCCGCTGCGCCCCGCCGCATCGGTCCCGCTCTTGGTTCGGGTGCTGCGTAGCCTGGAGGTTGCCGGGATCCGGGAGGCCGTCGTGGTCGTCGGGCATCAAGCCGATGCGATCCGCCGCGCCCTCGTCGCGGAGCCGAGCCTCGGCCTCGAGCTGACCTTCGTGAACAACGAGCGCTACCTGGCGAAGAACGGCGTGTCGCTGCTCGCCGCGGCGGATCTGGTCGACCGGGAGTGTTTGCTCACGATGTCCGATCATCTGTACTCGCCCGAGCTCGTGCGGCGCCTGCTCGCTGCCGAGCTCCCGGCCGGAGCCTGCGCCCTCGGCGTGGACTACGACATCGAGCGCTGTTTCGACCTGGACGATGCCACCAAGGTCGGCGTAAAGGCCGGCAAGATCGCCGACATCAGCAAGGAGCTCGAGCGCTACGACGCCATCGATACTGGCGTGTTTCGCATTGGCCCTGCGCTGATCGAGGAGCTCGCGCGGCTCGACGACCAGCACGGTGACTGCTCGCTCTCCGACGGCGTCCGGGCGCTGGCGGCCCGCGGGGCCTTCCACGCGGTGGACGTGGGCGACGTGCGTTGGATCGACGTGGACACACCCGCGGCCCTCGAGCGCGCCGAGGCCATGCTGCGAGTATTCGGCGATCACCTGGGCGACGAGCCCGGCGCCGGCGCGCCGCAGGTGATCGACGCGGACGGAATGGAGCTGTTTTCACCCACCTGGGTGCGCGCGGCGAAACCGTACAACGAGGACCACTTCGCCGTAGCCGAGAAGACCGGCGTGGCGCGCATGATGAGCAACGAGAGCGCGGTGGCGCCGAGCCCGAGGGTCATCGAAGCCATCGTGCAGGCCGCGACCCGAGGGCACCTCTACCCGAGCGGCGGCGCCGAGCTCCGGGCGAAGCTCGGCTCCCGCGAGAAGCTGGGGGGCGACAACGTCCTGCTCGGCGCGGGCTCGACCGAGATCATCGACGTCATCATCCGCACCTTCGTGGCGGCGGGCGAAGAAGTGCTGTTGAGCGTGCCCACGTTCAGCATGTACGAAGCGCGCACGCGTGTGTGCGGCGGCATCCCGGTGCTCGTGACCATGACCGAGGACCACCAGCACGACATGCTGGGGCTGCTGCGGGCGGTCACCGAGCGCACCAAGGTCATCTTCCTCTGCACGCCGAACAACCCGACCGGCAACCGCATCCCCGAGGTGGACATGCGGCGACTGCTGCGGCTCGGCCTGCCGACCGTGATCGACGAGGCGTACTACGAGCTCGGCGACGGGCCGAGCCTGTCGCACCTGATCTCGGAGTACCCCAACGCCATCGTCATTCGCACGTTCTCCAAGGCCTTTGGTCTGGCGGGGCTGCGTGTCGGTTACGCCCTCGGGCACGCCAGTGTGATCAAGCTCCTGGCGCGGGTGAAGGTGCCCTGGAACCTGCCGGCGGTCTCGATTGCCGCGGCCAGCGCGGCCCTGGACGACGTCGCGGAGTTCGAATCGCGGGTAGCGGAGCTGAAGACCGCTCGCGAGGAGCTCGGCCGATCACTGTCGCGCATTCCCGGCGTCGTCGCGATCCCGAGCGAAGGCAACTTCATCTTGGTCGACATCTCGCACACGCGAGTGGGCGCGGACGGCATGGTCGCGGCGCTGCTCGGCGAAGGGGTGTTGATTCGCTCACTGGGCTCACACCACGCCGAGCGCAGCTACGTGCGGGTCACCGTGGGCACGCGCGAGCAGAACGCGCGTTGTGTTGCAGCTTTCGAGCGCGTGGTTGGTCGGCGTGTACCCCGGGATGCGGGAGTGCCGGCCTTCATTGGTGGTGATGCGGAGTAG
- a CDS encoding J domain-containing protein, which produces MNDPGMLDRVEEWAQVLDDSTYYEILGVLEICDDTALRDAFREFALSFHPDMFRDTPEQVQAAVRRIFQRGTEAYRVLSDRELRIRYDTGISRGKRRMEDSFGPKSEAPPPVSLEGGPPWDELCRSGGAKLSAQKAKKLMAKGDLEGAKRELEKALAFDGNANPALGARIEAITLVLYAGGGS; this is translated from the coding sequence ATGAACGATCCCGGCATGCTCGATCGTGTCGAGGAGTGGGCACAGGTCCTCGACGACTCGACCTACTACGAGATCTTGGGTGTGCTCGAGATCTGCGACGACACCGCCCTCCGGGACGCGTTCCGAGAGTTTGCGCTGTCGTTCCACCCCGACATGTTTCGCGACACACCGGAGCAGGTGCAGGCGGCGGTCCGGCGCATCTTTCAGCGCGGCACCGAGGCCTACCGAGTGCTCTCCGATCGCGAGCTCCGCATCCGCTACGACACGGGCATCAGTCGGGGCAAACGCCGGATGGAGGACTCGTTCGGCCCGAAGAGCGAGGCGCCCCCGCCGGTCAGTCTCGAGGGCGGACCGCCGTGGGACGAGCTGTGCCGTTCCGGCGGCGCCAAGCTCAGCGCCCAGAAGGCGAAGAAGCTGATGGCCAAGGGGGATCTCGAGGGCGCCAAACGCGAGCTCGAGAAGGCGCTCGCCTTCGACGGCAACGCGAACCCTGCTCTCGGCGCGCGCATCGAAGCCATCACGCTCGTGCTCTACGCCGGTGGCGGCAGCTGA
- a CDS encoding zinc-ribbon domain-containing protein: MFHRDVVGNRDRCTVKISCPACAAKYSIADEKVQDKLAKIRCRKCGTTIVIDGKVDPPSVSAGDANASHVESPQVSDPSASVGAGEYSVDFGDNDQRTMSVAEIVAAYNAGQMTADTFVWADGMADWQPLGQVSALVDALHTASAPTAEPPPSNMINSSDIASPAAAPPWEQKQADAASAARAAVRSGGGRGSTADLFGAPFEAGSEQDVTTSAREPGPALGSASSSASSGGTGARNESSVLFSLSALTATAPVGGGGGSVSPSAAPRAAQTAAQTKEDSGLIDLKALTAASDAPAQQIAHFNPSPLGMAPPLGLAPPLGGGVEAQISAPMHQPQKSKAGIFIGAGIAVAAIAIAAAIVVVGKGQPPPPAPTVVATQPATAPTPTPTPTPTEDSTAKPPATGTADEDKKPVAAAKKYTGGGTAAKPKPAAGGDPKPAAGGDPKPKPKPSGGCGCASGDLQCAMKCAAGGG; encoded by the coding sequence TTGTTCCACCGAGACGTGGTGGGCAACCGAGACAGGTGCACCGTGAAGATCTCGTGTCCCGCTTGTGCGGCCAAATACTCGATCGCCGACGAAAAGGTCCAAGACAAGCTCGCCAAGATTCGCTGCAGAAAGTGCGGCACGACCATCGTCATTGACGGCAAGGTCGACCCGCCAAGTGTCTCCGCAGGCGACGCCAACGCTTCGCACGTCGAATCACCACAGGTTTCGGATCCCTCCGCCTCGGTCGGCGCTGGGGAGTACTCCGTCGATTTTGGCGACAACGATCAGCGCACCATGTCGGTGGCCGAGATCGTCGCCGCGTACAACGCCGGTCAGATGACCGCCGACACCTTCGTGTGGGCCGACGGCATGGCCGACTGGCAGCCCCTGGGGCAGGTCTCCGCGCTGGTCGATGCGCTGCACACCGCGAGCGCACCCACCGCGGAGCCGCCGCCAAGCAACATGATCAACTCGAGCGACATCGCGAGCCCGGCAGCTGCACCCCCTTGGGAGCAGAAGCAGGCGGACGCCGCCAGCGCGGCGCGCGCGGCGGTCCGGTCCGGAGGCGGACGCGGCTCCACCGCAGATCTGTTCGGCGCACCCTTCGAGGCCGGCAGTGAACAGGACGTCACCACGAGCGCGCGTGAGCCAGGTCCTGCCCTCGGCTCGGCGTCGTCGAGCGCGTCGTCAGGTGGCACCGGCGCCCGCAACGAGTCGAGCGTGCTATTCTCGCTGAGTGCGTTGACCGCGACGGCGCCCGTCGGCGGAGGCGGTGGCTCTGTGAGTCCGAGCGCAGCGCCGAGGGCAGCGCAGACGGCAGCGCAGACCAAGGAGGACTCGGGGCTCATCGATCTGAAGGCGCTGACCGCAGCGTCCGACGCGCCCGCTCAGCAGATCGCGCACTTCAATCCATCACCGCTCGGCATGGCACCGCCTCTCGGTCTTGCTCCGCCCCTCGGCGGCGGTGTCGAGGCGCAGATCTCCGCGCCCATGCACCAGCCGCAGAAGAGCAAGGCCGGGATCTTCATCGGCGCTGGCATCGCAGTCGCCGCAATCGCCATCGCGGCCGCCATCGTCGTCGTGGGCAAGGGCCAGCCCCCGCCCCCGGCGCCCACCGTTGTCGCAACCCAGCCCGCGACAGCCCCCACGCCGACACCAACACCGACGCCAACCGAAGACTCGACAGCAAAACCTCCGGCAACTGGCACGGCAGACGAAGACAAAAAGCCGGTTGCGGCAGCCAAAAAGTACACGGGCGGTGGCACCGCGGCCAAACCCAAGCCGGCCGCCGGCGGTGATCCGAAACCCGCGGCTGGCGGTGATCCGAAACCCAAACCCAAGCCCAGTGGCGGTTGTGGCTGCGCATCAGGCGATCTGCAGTGCGCCATGAAGTGCGCGGCCGGCGGCGGCTGA
- a CDS encoding DUF4159 domain-containing protein: MKLTRRHAMQSFAALAASAPTAAGAFGDAGSFHPRVVTSGGASLGAERATAPARWGYELVRRTSAPARLSSTTVAFDQPTFFAEPFAIWAGQTAVAALSGPELRGLTRFVKMGGVLVVDDLDPTSGAFGKSARRELRRALPESAPIKLDASHVVFKSYYIVDRPLGRVRGPAELEAIVRGRYAQVIFSNHDLLGALSRSRAGGWALQVEPGGVQQREQAVRLAVNIAMYVLCSDYKDDQVHAPWLMRRRALRRP; encoded by the coding sequence GTGAAACTGACGCGCCGCCACGCAATGCAGTCGTTCGCGGCCCTCGCGGCCTCGGCGCCCACGGCCGCGGGCGCCTTCGGCGACGCTGGCTCGTTCCACCCGCGCGTCGTCACGAGCGGCGGCGCGTCGCTGGGCGCCGAACGCGCGACCGCGCCAGCCCGCTGGGGCTACGAGCTCGTGCGTCGGACCAGCGCTCCGGCACGGCTCTCGAGCACGACCGTTGCTTTCGATCAGCCGACCTTCTTCGCCGAACCCTTCGCGATCTGGGCGGGCCAGACCGCGGTCGCCGCCCTCTCGGGTCCGGAGCTCCGCGGCCTGACCCGCTTCGTCAAGATGGGCGGGGTGCTGGTGGTGGACGACCTCGACCCGACCAGCGGAGCGTTCGGTAAGAGCGCGCGCCGCGAGCTTCGTCGTGCGCTGCCGGAGTCTGCGCCGATCAAGCTCGACGCCTCTCACGTCGTCTTCAAGAGTTATTACATCGTCGATCGCCCCCTCGGGCGTGTGCGCGGTCCCGCCGAGCTCGAAGCAATCGTGCGGGGGCGTTACGCGCAGGTCATCTTCTCCAACCACGATCTGCTCGGCGCCCTTTCGCGGTCGCGTGCCGGCGGTTGGGCGCTGCAGGTCGAACCGGGCGGCGTGCAACAACGCGAGCAGGCCGTGCGACTGGCGGTGAACATCGCCATGTACGTGCTGTGCTCGGACTACAAGGACGACCAGGTGCACGCCCCCTGGCTCATGCGCCGCCGCGCGCTCCGTCGCCCATGA
- a CDS encoding inositol-3-phosphate synthase encodes MKQPQKIASPEGKLAVLLPGMGAVATTFIAGCLLARKGLGAPVGSLTQLGTIRLGKRTDNRVPKISEFVPLATLDQLVFAGWDIFPDNAYESATHAAVLEQRHLDPIKDELSNIRPMSGVFYPEYVKRLSGTHVKTGRNKAEMVEALRSDIREFMQHSGCSRAVTVWCGSTEIFIEQTAVHQSIAAFEKGLTESDKSISNSQMYAWACLKEGIPFANGAPNLTVDFPAAHELAKETGTPLAGKDFKTGQTLMKTILAPGLKARMLGLNGWFSTNILGNRDGEVLDDPENFKTKEVSKLGVLDSILQPEVYPNLYGEVHHVVRINYYPPRGDSKEGWDNLDIFGWLGYPMQIKVDFLCRDSILAAPIVLDLALFMDLAKRAGFHGVQEWLSFYWKSPMTAPTLYPEHDLFIQAMKLKNTLRWMMNEGPLTHIGHEYYD; translated from the coding sequence ATGAAGCAGCCGCAGAAGATCGCAAGCCCCGAAGGTAAGCTCGCCGTGCTCCTACCGGGGATGGGAGCCGTTGCCACGACCTTCATCGCCGGCTGCCTGCTGGCGAGGAAGGGGCTCGGCGCGCCGGTGGGCTCGCTCACGCAGCTCGGGACCATTCGCCTCGGCAAACGCACCGACAACCGGGTGCCGAAGATCAGCGAGTTCGTCCCGCTGGCCACGCTCGATCAGCTGGTGTTTGCCGGCTGGGACATCTTTCCGGACAACGCCTACGAGTCGGCGACTCACGCGGCGGTGCTCGAACAACGCCACCTGGATCCGATCAAGGACGAGCTGTCGAACATCCGGCCGATGAGCGGCGTGTTCTACCCGGAATACGTCAAGCGTCTGTCGGGTACCCACGTGAAGACGGGACGCAACAAGGCCGAGATGGTCGAGGCGCTGCGTAGCGACATACGCGAGTTCATGCAGCACAGTGGCTGTAGTCGTGCAGTCACGGTGTGGTGCGGATCGACCGAAATCTTCATCGAACAGACGGCCGTGCACCAGTCCATCGCCGCGTTTGAAAAAGGGCTCACCGAGAGCGACAAGTCGATCTCGAACTCGCAGATGTATGCCTGGGCCTGTCTGAAGGAGGGCATCCCGTTCGCCAACGGCGCGCCGAACCTCACGGTCGACTTCCCGGCCGCACACGAGCTGGCCAAGGAGACCGGAACCCCGCTGGCCGGCAAGGACTTCAAGACCGGTCAGACGCTGATGAAGACCATCCTCGCGCCGGGGCTCAAGGCGCGCATGCTCGGGCTGAACGGCTGGTTTTCCACCAACATCCTGGGCAATCGCGACGGCGAGGTGCTGGACGATCCGGAGAACTTCAAGACCAAGGAGGTCAGCAAGCTCGGCGTGCTCGACTCGATCTTGCAACCGGAGGTCTACCCCAACCTGTACGGCGAGGTGCACCACGTCGTGCGCATCAACTACTACCCGCCGCGCGGCGACTCGAAGGAGGGCTGGGACAACCTCGACATCTTCGGGTGGCTCGGCTACCCGATGCAGATCAAGGTGGACTTCCTGTGCCGCGACTCGATCCTGGCGGCGCCGATCGTGCTCGACCTGGCGCTGTTCATGGATCTGGCGAAGCGCGCCGGGTTCCACGGAGTACAGGAGTGGCTGAGCTTCTACTGGAAGAGCCCGATGACGGCCCCGACGCTCTACCCCGAGCACGATCTGTTCATTCAAGCCATGAAGCTGAAGAACACCCTGCGCTGGATGATGAACGAGGGCCCCCTCACCCACATCGGCCACGAGTACTACGACTGA
- a CDS encoding CDP-alcohol phosphatidyltransferase family protein, producing MTMGSIEVGADEQPLSGAGVGVASPVEPGFWAGYWKTLKPLAVEEPVDVWIHRPLAYVLSKLLYPTPISPNLVTMISIAFGLTGAYCFFASFAHHMLLGGLAIFISAIFDCADGQLARMRGTSSLFGRMLDGVADLVVSIAAVGGGIFVIWSKFNSPLPLTLVVLALCVVTAVTGSFHTGMYDQYKNVYLRFTSPTFKEGEDYETALERFQTKPADSFLVDKVAWPIYLFYVRSQTNYVHRFDPFTSARLGLFGPFSRVNAEIYERHAGGLMRMWRTWFGFGSLVFGIALFSALDLLEYYMVFRLVVLNILFYGYMQPRQRRASRAAFAEMGLSLPDQARV from the coding sequence ATGACGATGGGATCGATAGAAGTCGGCGCGGATGAACAGCCATTGAGTGGCGCGGGCGTAGGCGTTGCGTCGCCCGTGGAGCCGGGGTTCTGGGCCGGGTACTGGAAGACACTCAAGCCGCTCGCGGTGGAGGAGCCGGTGGACGTATGGATCCACCGCCCGCTCGCCTACGTGCTGTCGAAGCTGCTCTATCCGACGCCGATCTCGCCGAACCTGGTCACGATGATCTCCATCGCGTTCGGGCTCACCGGCGCCTACTGCTTCTTCGCCAGCTTCGCCCATCACATGCTGCTCGGCGGTCTCGCCATCTTCATCTCGGCGATCTTCGACTGCGCCGACGGCCAGCTCGCGCGCATGCGTGGCACATCCAGCCTCTTCGGACGCATGTTGGATGGGGTCGCCGATCTGGTGGTCAGCATCGCGGCGGTCGGCGGCGGTATCTTCGTGATCTGGTCGAAGTTCAACTCACCGTTGCCGCTCACGCTGGTCGTGCTCGCGCTGTGTGTGGTCACGGCGGTCACGGGTTCGTTTCACACCGGCATGTACGACCAGTACAAAAACGTCTACCTACGCTTCACCAGCCCGACCTTCAAAGAGGGCGAGGACTACGAGACGGCGCTCGAGCGCTTTCAAACCAAGCCGGCGGATTCGTTCTTGGTCGACAAGGTCGCGTGGCCCATCTACCTGTTCTACGTGCGGAGCCAGACCAACTACGTGCACCGCTTCGATCCGTTCACGAGCGCACGGCTTGGCCTGTTCGGACCCTTCTCGCGCGTGAACGCCGAGATCTACGAGCGGCACGCGGGCGGGTTGATGCGCATGTGGCGGACCTGGTTCGGGTTCGGCTCCCTCGTTTTTGGCATCGCGCTGTTCTCGGCCCTCGACCTGCTCGAGTACTACATGGTGTTCCGCCTGGTAGTGTTGAACATCCTGTTCTACGGCTACATGCAGCCGCGCCAGCGCAGGGCGTCCCGGGCCGCGTTCGCGGAGATGGGGCTCAGCCTGCCGGATCAAGCTCGCGTCTGA
- a CDS encoding HEAT repeat domain-containing protein, whose amino-acid sequence MRRLARPLCAVALLFAALPAAAFTWPNAAETIEKQLDKTDVSARRRAARRLSELSPTAQKRLVQKALVDADADVRLAAADLVLERRLRGTGELVVGWLNDPERRIRLSGAEILRMDPVTRAVAPLGRVLGDPDPAVRSAAAGALGASGTKDAVLPLLGHLDDSVPAVRSAVARALAKLGDPRAVVPLIGKVQDSRPAVRRSVARALGELGDVRASSALILSLRDGDEAVRVAAVEALGALGDPQATLAIGSLASADASPAVRAAVVNALSHIGTGEALDTLLSLMASEQSPDTLLLLRKALARAGAKASERLDRCLAGQPEARVADNCALALAEMGKKDSAKLIVSALRRGALGAPAALSALETLGDKAALPTVLEHLGDPDPGVRRAAIDAAVALLDPKHPDGRAVDPIAQALEKARSSKAERAALARLLGRTGSPRAVKALAPLAGAADNVELRVAAIDALGMLPPSGQDRVLLEALDADEASVRLAAAVALRRAASGAAARTLLDRLERSAEQDRAALAVALGGALGRGKAPGLVERTHRLMLESRGGQRDALLEAMGRLPSKEALRTLAEHARETGDLADRAKIAEALAARSDGVALLGRLAADVDGSVRANAVWSLGSVGRSGERATIVRALDDEDVAVAGNAAAALGRVGARTRSRVDKELCARLADSRAYVRANALAGLRVAGARCSSHEEIALLTDDRAEVVRRAAALLVANVKSADAARDQRLLETCALEDPDSSVAAACAQAPVKLPATTDPVLVYIVPMGESAPVPRTPFALVRADGLMRLGLADRRGQVFEHDAPTGEVSLAVPAPLAR is encoded by the coding sequence GTGCGACGCCTTGCTCGGCCCTTGTGCGCAGTAGCCTTGCTCTTCGCCGCTCTGCCGGCGGCGGCCTTCACCTGGCCGAACGCCGCCGAGACGATCGAAAAGCAGCTGGACAAGACCGACGTCAGCGCGCGGCGCCGCGCTGCTCGGCGCCTGAGTGAGCTCAGTCCGACGGCGCAGAAGCGCTTGGTGCAGAAAGCCCTGGTGGACGCCGACGCCGACGTTCGCCTGGCCGCGGCGGATCTCGTGCTGGAGCGCAGGCTGCGCGGCACCGGTGAGCTGGTCGTGGGCTGGCTGAACGATCCGGAGCGCCGCATTCGCCTGTCGGGCGCCGAGATCTTGCGCATGGACCCGGTGACTCGCGCCGTGGCACCGCTCGGCCGAGTGCTCGGGGATCCGGACCCAGCCGTGCGCTCGGCGGCGGCGGGCGCGCTGGGTGCGTCCGGCACCAAGGACGCGGTGCTGCCGCTGCTCGGGCACCTGGACGACTCCGTGCCGGCGGTGCGGAGCGCCGTCGCGCGCGCGCTGGCCAAACTCGGCGATCCCCGGGCGGTGGTTCCGCTGATCGGCAAGGTGCAAGACTCGCGACCCGCGGTGCGGCGCAGCGTGGCGCGTGCCCTGGGTGAGCTGGGCGACGTGCGCGCCTCGAGCGCACTGATTCTCTCGCTGAGGGATGGCGACGAGGCCGTGCGAGTTGCCGCAGTCGAGGCCCTCGGTGCGCTCGGTGATCCGCAGGCGACGCTGGCCATTGGCTCGCTCGCCAGCGCGGATGCGTCGCCCGCGGTGCGGGCTGCGGTGGTGAACGCACTCTCGCACATCGGCACGGGGGAGGCGCTCGACACCTTGCTGTCCCTGATGGCGAGTGAGCAGTCGCCGGACACGCTCTTGCTCTTGCGCAAGGCGCTGGCGCGCGCGGGTGCCAAGGCGAGTGAGCGGCTCGACCGATGTTTGGCCGGGCAACCCGAGGCCAGGGTGGCCGACAACTGCGCCTTGGCGCTGGCGGAGATGGGCAAGAAGGACAGCGCGAAGCTGATCGTGAGCGCACTCCGGCGCGGTGCGCTGGGCGCACCGGCAGCGTTGTCCGCCCTCGAGACCCTGGGCGACAAGGCTGCGCTACCGACGGTGCTCGAGCACCTCGGAGATCCCGACCCCGGCGTGCGGCGTGCGGCCATCGATGCGGCGGTGGCGCTGCTCGATCCAAAACACCCCGACGGGCGTGCGGTCGATCCCATCGCGCAGGCGCTGGAAAAGGCGCGCTCCAGCAAGGCCGAGCGCGCAGCTCTGGCGCGACTGCTAGGGCGGACCGGCTCGCCGCGCGCCGTCAAAGCGCTGGCGCCGCTCGCGGGTGCCGCTGACAACGTCGAGCTCCGCGTGGCCGCCATCGACGCCCTCGGAATGCTGCCGCCATCGGGTCAAGATCGGGTGTTGCTCGAGGCGTTGGACGCGGACGAGGCGAGCGTGCGACTGGCCGCTGCGGTGGCGCTGCGGCGCGCTGCTTCGGGCGCTGCGGCGCGGACGTTGCTCGATCGGCTGGAGCGCTCTGCGGAGCAGGACCGCGCGGCGCTGGCCGTGGCGCTCGGGGGTGCGCTCGGCCGGGGCAAGGCACCGGGTCTCGTCGAACGCACCCACAGACTCATGCTGGAGAGCCGGGGAGGGCAGCGCGACGCGCTGCTGGAAGCGATGGGACGCCTGCCCTCGAAGGAGGCGCTGCGCACCCTCGCGGAGCACGCTCGGGAAACCGGCGATCTGGCCGATCGCGCCAAGATCGCCGAAGCGCTTGCTGCCCGCAGCGATGGCGTCGCGCTGCTCGGGCGCTTGGCGGCGGACGTCGATGGGTCGGTGCGGGCGAATGCCGTGTGGAGCCTGGGCAGTGTGGGTCGGAGCGGAGAGCGCGCTACGATCGTTCGGGCGCTGGACGATGAAGACGTCGCAGTAGCAGGCAATGCGGCCGCCGCCCTCGGGCGGGTCGGCGCCCGGACGCGGTCGCGGGTCGACAAAGAGTTGTGTGCCCGATTGGCGGACAGTCGAGCCTACGTGCGGGCTAACGCCCTCGCGGGTTTGCGCGTCGCGGGCGCACGCTGCAGCAGCCACGAAGAGATCGCGCTGCTCACCGACGACCGCGCGGAGGTCGTGCGGCGCGCGGCGGCGTTGCTCGTCGCCAACGTCAAGTCAGCCGACGCCGCGCGCGATCAGCGCCTGCTCGAGACCTGCGCCTTGGAAGACCCGGACAGCTCGGTTGCGGCGGCCTGTGCGCAAGCTCCCGTCAAGCTGCCCGCGACGACGGATCCCGTGCTGGTGTACATCGTGCCGATGGGGGAGAGCGCCCCGGTGCCGCGCACTCCGTTCGCGCTGGTTCGCGCCGACGGGTTGATGCGGCTCGGGCTCGCAGATCGACGCGGGCAGGTGTTCGAGCACGACGCACCGACCGGCGAGGTTTCGCTGGCCGTTCCGGCGCCCCTCGCACGCTGA